One Ostrea edulis chromosome 2, xbOstEdul1.1, whole genome shotgun sequence genomic region harbors:
- the LOC125658327 gene encoding zinc finger protein 862-like, whose amino-acid sequence MAQQLSLAKYFSGVNDREKRKADETESKKKYETKRSRGFVESWKEEFQWVEDTDKGMICNYCKEFKDLAGKTKFVNGNISYRIENIRTHDASEKHRNCADAHFAAQRKADNNAQNYQGPMDQAIRKLGEKNKTLISYMFNTAYCVLKQELPFTLYSTMLQLQIKNGSDLIRLQSYQSERACARFAPYISDAIREPIREKIANCKALSIMYDGATDCSVSEVEIVYCRMLDNGYPKDFFVGLEELEHAHADGVFSAIDKAMTDYVSIHWKEKLVGAGSDGASVNLGVNNSVATRLSNGKPYVLNVHCVAHRLELGILNALKSNQNLITVQDMLKKIYKHYHYSPKALRELRNIAESLEEKVLKPTNLKGTRWVPHISKAMKYLVKDYTVLLAHFEHVSQSKATPEVVGRGTFISNKLKDYRLLQFLFFMDDLLEIISDLSLHFQKDGTTCIDFLDTLETAVLNLLQLRQQPGAKLQGFLDSITVQNNKGLYKNTELKYYSPQFDYTTLQSVIDIVVDRISGRLENPNDPTKSILQAAQIFDTKDWPNDRQQLAVYGTQQLQQLSDHFQVFLDNIGCDRNQLLPEWVHVKAHIGNRLINNVNLPKINTLFVQQPDQYKNILMLIEIVLVLPISSSICERGFSALKRIKSDWRSNLTTDTMNHLLLASIEGPSLDEYNSERAVHLWWTGGQRQRRPQFAPGPNMVEVDEDQLLNFLLNV is encoded by the exons ATGGCCCAACAATTATCGTTGGCAAAGTATTTTAGTGGGGTAAATGATCGTGAAAAGCGAAAGGCAGATGAAACAGAATCCAAGAAAAAGTATGAAACAAAAAGAAGTCGTGGCTTTGTGGAATCGTGGAAAGAGGAATTTCAATGGGTAGAGGACACTGATAAAGGAATGATTTGCAATTATTGCAAAGAATTTAAAGACTTGGCTGGTAAAACAAAGTTTGTAAATGGGAACATTTCATACAGAATTGAAAACATTAGAACACACGATGCATCGGAAAAACATAGAAATTGTGCGGATGCACACTTTGCTGCTCAAAGAAAAGCTGACAATAATGCACAAAATTATCAAGGACCAATGGATCAAGCAATTCGTAAACTTggtgaaaaaaacaaaactcttATTTCATACATGTTCAACACCGCATATTGTGTGTTAAAACAGGAGTTGCCATTTACGCTTTACTCCACAATGCTACAATTACAGATCAAAAATGGTTCTGATCTGATCAGATTGCAAAGTTATCAGTCAGAGAGGGCATGTGCCAG gtTTGCCCCTTACATATCTGATGCCATTAGAGAACCGATTCGAGAGAAGATCGCCAACTGTAAAGCACTGTCTATAATGTATGATGGCGCGACTGATTGCAGCGTCAGTGAAGTAGAAATTGTTTACTGTAGGATGCTTGACAATGGATATCCGAAAGATTTTTTTGTTGGTCTTGAAGAGCTTGAGCATGCTCATGCCGATGGAGTATTTTCAGCAATTGACAAAGCTATGACTGATTATGTTAGTATTCATTGGAAAGAAAAGTTAGTAGGTGCTGGCTCAGATGGCGCTAGTGTCAATTTAGGAGTAAATAATAGTGTAGCCACAAGGTTAAGCAACGGGAAGCCATATGTTTTGAATGTCCATTGTGTAGCACATAGGCTGGAGTTAGGCATTTTGAATGCACTCAAATCTAACCAAAATCTCATTACTGTTCAAGACATGCTTAAAAAGATATACAAGCATTACCACTACTCCCCTAAAGCTTTAAGGGAGCTGAGGAATATAGCTGAGTCACTTGAAGAAAAGGTTTTAAAACCAACCAATTTAAAGGGTACAAGATGGGTTCCCCATATTTCTAAAGCTATGAAGTATTTGGTGAAGGATTACACCGTTCTGTTAGCTCATTTTGAACATGTGTCACAATCGAAGGCAACACCAGAGGTTGTTGGTAGAGGTACATTCATATCAAACAAACTGAAAGATTACAGACTCCTTCAGTTCCTCTTTTTTATGGATGATCTTCTAGAAATCATCAGTGATTTGAGCTTACATTTTCAGAAAGACGGCACAACATGCATTGATTTTCTTGATACCCTAGAAACAGCTGTTCTTAATCTGTTGCAACTTAGGCAGCAGCCTGGTGCAAAACTTCAAGGTTTTCTTGACAGCATAACTGTTCAAAACAACAAAGGGTTATATAAAAACACTGAACTTAAATACTACAGTCCTCAGTTTGACTACACTACGTTACAATCAGTCATTGACATAGTTGTTGATAGAATTTCTGGAAGGTTGGAAAATCCTAACGATCCTACAAAATCTATCCTCCAAGCTGCTCAGATTTTTGATACAAAAGACTGGCCAAACGACAGACAGCAACTAGCTGTGTATGGTACCCAACAACTTCAGCAGCTTAGTGACCATTTTCAGGTCTTTCTTGACAATATTGGTTGTGATAGGAACCAGCTGCTGCCAGAATGGGTGCACGTTAAAGCTCACATTGGCAATAGACTTATTAACAATGTCAACCTTCCAAAGATTAACACTTTATTTGTTCAACAACCTGATCAGTACAAAAACATTTTGATGTTAATAGAAATTGTATTGGTTTTGCCAATAAGTAGTTCTATATGTGAGAGAGGGTTCTCTGCTCTTAAGCGAATCAAATCTGACTGGAGGTCTAACTTGACAACAGACACGATGAATCACTTGCTACTAGCATCAATTGAAGGGCCCTCTCTTGATGAATACAATTCAGAAAGGGCAGTCCATCTTTGGTGGACAGGTGGACAACGACAAAGACGCCCACAATTTGCACCTGGTCCTAACATGGTGGAGGTGGATGAAGACCAGCTTCTGAACTTTTTGTTAAATGTTTAA